The nucleotide sequence GGTCCGTCTGGTATACATCCGCAACATCCCGACAATGACCTGCATATTATTTTTGACCCGATGATGAACCTCGCGCAGCAGGACTTCCTTTTCATTGAGGGCATGGCGAAGGGCCTGCTCTGCATTTTTACGTTCCGTAATGTCAACACCGAGTCCACCGACATAGCGCTTGCCTGCCGACGCCCTGAATAAAAATTTATGATTGAGCCACCACACCTCCTTACCGTCCTGGTCAACAGTACATTCAACAACTTCAACGGGCTTACCTGCTGTGAGGACCGTCTGGTCATTTTGTTGAGAAACTGTTGCAATCTCAGGTGGCCACAGCTCAGAATCCGTCTTATCGAGCCAGTCCTTCTGCTGGACGCTGAAGCGTTTCTCGTAGTTATGACTGATAAAGACATACCGTCCTTCTTCATCTTTGAGCCAAGCGATGACTGTGCTGTTCTCCAAAAAAGACCGCAGCCGTTCTTCACTGTCTTTTAAGGCATCTTCGACCAGTTTTCGTTCAGTAATATCCTGTACCGTTCCGGAAACATGCACAACCTCTCCTTGTTCGTCCCGAATGATCTCTGCAAGTTCCTGGACATATCGCACATCCCCCTGGGGCTGAACAATGCGGTACTCAATATTACTGTCCCGCCCCTTGCTCAGCGCCTTTTTCCGCGCCCGCCGGAACTCTTTCCGGTCATCGGAATGGATAGCCTGTTCAAAGACTTGGGGCGTGACCCTGCAATGCTCTGCATCCTGGCCAAAAATCTTGTGCGCTTCCTCAGACCAGACAAGCCGATTGCTGTCCATATACCAATCCCAGTAGCCCATATGGGCCATCTCCTGGGCCTGACGCAACCGTCTCTCGTTCTGCTGCAACAGCAGCACAGCCTCTTTTTGGGCGGTGATATCCTGACCAGTAGAAATCAAACGGGGAGCCCCCCCGATCTCGACAATAATGCTGCTGTACAGGCAGTGACGTAACTTTTTTTCTTTATTGCGGATAACAACCTCCTGGTTCTGAAGGCATCCATCATTTTTGATTATGTCAACCAACCGTTCCCGCTCCTCAGGCACAATCATCCCTATCTCCATCGTTGTCCTGCCGATCAAATCTTCGCGGGAGTATCCGGCAACATCTATATATGTCTGGTTCACATCCAAAATTTTTCCGGTTTCGATCTCACTGAGAGCCATCATGACCGGTGCGGTATGAAAAACCCTGGAAAATTTTTCCTCGCTCTGTTTCAGTTCTGCCTCGTTTCGCTTTCGCTCGCTAATATCATCCACCAGGGCAACACAGTAATACAGGGAGTCGTCAGGAGTATAGACCGCATTTACATAGAGTATTGCGTACAGGATACTGCCGTCTTTGCGGAGGTAACGTTTCTCCACAGTATATCCTCTGATTTCACCGGCCAGCACCCGGTTGAACTGTTCCAGATCAGCATCAAGATCGTCTGGACAGGTCAGATCAGACCAGGTTAATTCCGTCAATTCTTCGCGAGAATAACCGAGGAGACGACAAAAAGCATCATTGAAATCAAGAAAGCCCTTTTCCGGGGAAGTCATGGCAATGCCGAAAAGTCCTGTATCCATAATTGCCCGAAACCGTTGTTCGTTCTCTCTTAGCGCTGCTTGGGCCTGCCTGAATCTGCTCACATCCAGGGTGACTCCGATGACCCGGGTGGCCCGGCCGTTACTGTCCCGTTCTGCAGCCTGGCCCAGCCCCTGGACGTAAATCCATTCCCCGGATTTCGTCCGCATCCGGACCTCAACTTCGTACTGTCCGCTCTCGCCCTCAATAAAATCCGTGTAGGCCTTATTCATGGTAAAGACATCATCTGGATGAACCCGTTCCATGAGCCAATTCGTGAAGAGATTATACGGGGGCAGTTCTTCCCTGGTGTAGCCAAGTATTCTGGCCCACTGTTTGCTATGGTAGAGTTCCTGGCCAATGGGCACCTTATGCTCATATATGCCAGCGCCACTGATGGCCAGGGCAGCTGACAGCCGGGATTGGGTCATCTTGAGGTCGATTTCATTCTGCTTCAGATCAGTGACATCGGCAAAGGTCAGCACCAAGCCGTCTACCCTATTATCCTGGGTCCTGAAGGGCAGGATACGGCGAATAAACCACCGTCCTTCATCGGTTTTCACCTCCTTGGCCGAGGGCACCAAAGTATCCATGACCTGGGAGGCATGGCCCTGGAGCTCATCGTCACTAAAGCGCATGGCGAGATCGCCGATGGGCCGCCCCACATCAGCAGGGATCAGGTTGAACAGGTGTTTTGCAGCGGGCGTGAAGCGTCTGATCGCCATATTAACATCGAGAAATACCGTGGCCACATCCGTACTGTTGATCAGATTGGCCATATCGTTATTGGCGTGTTCCAGTTCTCTGACCTTGTCCTGCAGTTCGGCATTGACCGTGGTCAGCTCTTCGTTCATGGACTGCAACTCTTCCTTGGAGGTCTCCAATTCCTCATTGGAAGACTGCAGTTCCTCGTTCATGGACATCATCTCTTCGTTGGAGGCCTTCAGCTCCTCGTTGGAGGTCTCCAACTCCTCAATGGTATTTTGGAGATCCTCCCGGGTGTCAAGCAACTCCGCCTCCAGCTGTCGCACCAGGGTTTCCTCGCCGAGATCAAGCTCTGCCGGAGTGCTGAAATCCTGTTCCGGTACGGGCCGATCTTCAAAGGTGAGGAGAAAAAGGGTCTCTGGCATCTCCCTTTCCCGAATCGGCGTAACGGTGAAGCTGACCGGATAATAGCGGTGGTCGCGTTTGATGCGTGCGTCCGAGACCGTGACTGTTTCTTTCTTTTTCATGGCCTTGTGGAGAGCGGCCCGGAGTTTCAGACGCAGCCCTTCTTTGACCATAGAGGTAAGATCCAGGACCGGATCGCCCTGGGGCAGGTCCAGGTATTGGGTCGTGGGCCCGTGCAGGTTCACTATACCAAAATTTTTATCCACCAGAACAGCAGCAGGCGCAAAGCGCTTTAACAACAGCGCCTGCATCAGTTTCGACATGTTCTGCCGGAACACATCAAGACGTATCTCCGGGACGATGCCTGGCGATCTGCCGGAAAAATTCAGGATAGGAATCTGCATCCGTTCATCCCGCTGGCCGATGCGACGATAGATACGCGATTCCTTGGACACGGTTTCGAAATGATTATGCTGATATCCGATGGTTTCGGAACTGCCCAGGACCAGATAGCCGTTTTCCCGCAGAGAAAAATGAAAGAGCTCAATAATTTTTTTCTGCACATCAGGATTGAGATAGATAAGCAGGTTGCGGCAGCTGATCAGATTCAGATTGGAAAAGGGCGCGTCACCGACCAGATTCTGGGCGGCAAAAACCACTGATTCGCGGACCCGACGCAGGATATGATATTCCTGCTCTTCATGAATGAAATATTTTTTCAGGTACTCTGGTGGCACATTGGCACTGATCAGCTCAGGATAGACCCCTGAACGGGCCCTGCTGATGGCATCCGTATCAATATCTGTGGCAAAAATCT is from Candidatus Electrothrix sp. GW3-4 and encodes:
- a CDS encoding PAS domain S-box protein yields the protein MTTPKDSPHVPQEAGSNTKIITPKLPVVGIGASAGGLEAFKSFFEKMPSNSGLAFVMIPHLDPGHKSLMMEIISRHTVMPVIQVNERVTVEANHIYIVPPNRNLAFEQGDLVTCEISRQRGINLPVDFFFRSLAVAKQEQAIGIILSGTMRDGTMGIQEIKEHGGLVLAQAPETAQHDGMPKSAIDTGMVDFILDIEDMPEAILKFIAHPYVHGEISIEDQDELNQVLAVIRAHSRHDFRCYKRNTLIRRTERRMGMRQVQRMMDYVAILKKEPAEADALLKDLLIGVTGFFREEQVWEKVSQRVLPNLLEKMEPDTPLRIWIPGCSTGEEAYTIAILVHEAFDKAGRHFNAQIFATDIDTDAISRARSGVYPELISANVPPEYLKKYFIHEEQEYHILRRVRESVVFAAQNLVGDAPFSNLNLISCRNLLIYLNPDVQKKIIELFHFSLRENGYLVLGSSETIGYQHNHFETVSKESRIYRRIGQRDERMQIPILNFSGRSPGIVPEIRLDVFRQNMSKLMQALLLKRFAPAAVLVDKNFGIVNLHGPTTQYLDLPQGDPVLDLTSMVKEGLRLKLRAALHKAMKKKETVTVSDARIKRDHRYYPVSFTVTPIREREMPETLFLLTFEDRPVPEQDFSTPAELDLGEETLVRQLEAELLDTREDLQNTIEELETSNEELKASNEEMMSMNEELQSSNEELETSKEELQSMNEELTTVNAELQDKVRELEHANNDMANLINSTDVATVFLDVNMAIRRFTPAAKHLFNLIPADVGRPIGDLAMRFSDDELQGHASQVMDTLVPSAKEVKTDEGRWFIRRILPFRTQDNRVDGLVLTFADVTDLKQNEIDLKMTQSRLSAALAISGAGIYEHKVPIGQELYHSKQWARILGYTREELPPYNLFTNWLMERVHPDDVFTMNKAYTDFIEGESGQYEVEVRMRTKSGEWIYVQGLGQAAERDSNGRATRVIGVTLDVSRFRQAQAALRENEQRFRAIMDTGLFGIAMTSPEKGFLDFNDAFCRLLGYSREELTELTWSDLTCPDDLDADLEQFNRVLAGEIRGYTVEKRYLRKDGSILYAILYVNAVYTPDDSLYYCVALVDDISERKRNEAELKQSEEKFSRVFHTAPVMMALSEIETGKILDVNQTYIDVAGYSREDLIGRTTMEIGMIVPEERERLVDIIKNDGCLQNQEVVIRNKEKKLRHCLYSSIIVEIGGAPRLISTGQDITAQKEAVLLLQQNERRLRQAQEMAHMGYWDWYMDSNRLVWSEEAHKIFGQDAEHCRVTPQVFEQAIHSDDRKEFRRARKKALSKGRDSNIEYRIVQPQGDVRYVQELAEIIRDEQGEVVHVSGTVQDITERKLVEDALKDSEERLRSFLENSTVIAWLKDEEGRYVFISHNYEKRFSVQQKDWLDKTDSELWPPEIATVSQQNDQTVLTAGKPVEVVECTVDQDGKEVWWLNHKFLFRASAGKRYVGGLGVDITERKNAEQALRHALNEKEVLLREVHHRVKNNMQVIVGMLRMYTRRTDDENLTKIFNDCRTRIEAMSLVHEALYQSDDLARIDFETYLGKLCRNLSQAYDAWSRGIVLKVERCEVSMNMDQGIAVGMVIAELITNAFKHAFSADQGGNISICLTVPEDKADIIELTVTDNGSGLPPEIDLQNVSSLGLRLVVGIVTHELGGSIKVEHEAGTEFVIRFTCAKTNTI